A portion of the Rahnella variigena genome contains these proteins:
- a CDS encoding PTS transporter subunit EIIC has product MQSVIKLVGGAGNINKVWHCMTRLRFDLRDENKVAWEEIKNLPGVLGAQSQSDQVQIIIGPKVNIWYEAIVSQLEPVTGNSETATGNVSTKGRKSLISMFMDTVSGVFGPIVPAIAGAGMIKGLLAGLIALKVISAKSETVMIIDLIASGVFYFLPFFLAVSAAKIFKTNEYLAAAVAACLMYPTLMDAAKALASHTAGAPTALYFMDVLPVSVFNYSASVIPVIFSVLALSYIHRWVDRIMPDVLKTVFTPTLTLFIAALVSLTLIGPAGIYLGKLLAFGIQGLFDVSAVFAGFIVGAIRPVAILTGMHHAMTPIALQNFTDQGWDMLMPMMFMANMAIAGSTFAIYFHVKTREQKSVVLSAAISGLLGITEPALFGVLTRYKKAFIATTISSSVASAFIAFFGVRLYGYILSSIFSLPAYIGPYFIYILMGVVLSLGLSFTLTYLMVVKNKGTEQSVPLVNQTR; this is encoded by the coding sequence ATGCAGTCAGTCATTAAACTGGTCGGCGGTGCGGGAAATATTAATAAAGTCTGGCATTGTATGACCCGTCTGCGTTTTGATTTACGTGACGAAAATAAAGTGGCATGGGAAGAAATTAAAAATCTGCCCGGCGTACTGGGCGCACAAAGCCAGAGTGATCAGGTGCAGATCATTATCGGGCCGAAGGTGAATATCTGGTACGAAGCCATCGTGTCACAACTGGAGCCGGTAACCGGAAATTCAGAAACAGCAACAGGAAATGTTTCCACAAAAGGACGTAAAAGTCTGATCTCGATGTTCATGGATACCGTCTCCGGCGTGTTCGGCCCGATCGTTCCGGCCATCGCGGGCGCGGGGATGATCAAAGGTTTGCTGGCCGGACTGATTGCCCTGAAAGTGATTTCAGCCAAAAGCGAAACGGTGATGATCATCGATTTGATCGCCAGCGGCGTGTTTTACTTCCTGCCGTTTTTCCTCGCGGTTTCTGCGGCGAAGATCTTCAAAACCAATGAATACCTGGCCGCTGCCGTGGCCGCCTGTCTGATGTATCCGACGCTGATGGACGCCGCGAAGGCGCTCGCCAGCCATACTGCTGGCGCACCTACCGCATTGTATTTTATGGATGTGCTGCCGGTATCCGTTTTCAACTATTCGGCGAGCGTGATCCCGGTGATTTTCTCTGTGCTGGCGCTGAGTTACATCCATCGCTGGGTGGACAGAATCATGCCGGACGTGCTGAAAACCGTGTTTACACCCACGCTGACACTGTTCATTGCGGCGCTGGTATCGCTGACGCTGATCGGTCCGGCGGGGATTTATCTCGGTAAGTTGCTGGCATTTGGCATTCAGGGATTGTTTGACGTGTCTGCAGTATTTGCCGGATTTATTGTCGGTGCGATCCGCCCGGTGGCGATCCTCACCGGTATGCATCATGCGATGACACCGATTGCGTTGCAGAACTTTACCGATCAGGGCTGGGACATGCTCATGCCGATGATGTTTATGGCCAACATGGCAATTGCCGGATCGACGTTTGCGATTTACTTCCACGTCAAAACCCGCGAGCAAAAATCCGTGGTGCTGTCTGCGGCAATTTCCGGCCTGCTGGGGATCACCGAACCTGCGCTGTTTGGCGTGCTGACGCGCTACAAAAAAGCGTTTATCGCCACCACCATCAGCAGTTCTGTGGCGTCTGCATTTATCGCGTTCTTCGGGGTGCGGTTGTACGGCTATATTCTGTCGAGTATTTTCAGCCTGCCCGCCTACATCGGTCCGTATTTTATCTACATTCTGATGGGCGTGGTGCTGTCACTGGGGCTGTCGTTTACGCTGACGTATCTGATGGTCGTCAAAAACAAAGGCACCGAACAATCGGTGCCTCTGGTTAATCAGACGCGCTGA
- a CDS encoding fumarylacetoacetate hydrolase family protein, whose translation MKIVNFTISKDHTKSFGIYKEEGIVDVGSHSGCRDINEFMARHSLSGLQRYADLPADLQLNDISFLPVIDRPGKIFGVGMNYAEKRKEFNETSDAPTLFVRFADSQVGHNGTIIKPASSEQFDYEGELAIIIGRTGRNISAENALDFVAGYSCYMDGSVRDWQHKWYTAGKNWPSTGAFGPWMVTPDEVGDPQKLSIKTWLNDRLVQDDTTASMIHTIPQMIAYISTFTQLSPGDVIMTGSPGGVGKTRVPPLFLHENDKIEVEIENIGRLTNLIQNAPLSEISHSKTAA comes from the coding sequence ATGAAAATTGTTAATTTCACCATCAGTAAAGACCACACCAAAAGCTTCGGCATCTATAAAGAAGAGGGGATTGTCGATGTCGGCAGTCACTCAGGATGCCGCGATATTAACGAATTCATGGCACGCCATTCACTTTCCGGGCTGCAACGCTACGCTGATCTGCCTGCGGATCTTCAACTGAATGACATCAGTTTCCTGCCGGTTATCGACCGTCCGGGAAAAATCTTCGGCGTGGGCATGAACTACGCGGAAAAGCGCAAAGAATTTAATGAAACCAGCGACGCGCCAACCCTGTTTGTCCGTTTTGCAGATTCTCAGGTCGGCCATAACGGCACGATAATCAAACCGGCTTCTTCTGAGCAGTTTGATTATGAAGGTGAACTGGCGATTATTATCGGCCGCACCGGCCGCAATATTTCAGCAGAAAACGCACTCGATTTTGTCGCCGGTTACAGCTGTTATATGGATGGCTCAGTACGAGACTGGCAGCATAAATGGTATACCGCCGGGAAAAACTGGCCGTCGACGGGGGCGTTTGGCCCGTGGATGGTGACGCCGGATGAAGTGGGCGACCCGCAAAAGCTGAGTATCAAAACCTGGCTTAACGACCGGCTGGTGCAGGACGATACGACCGCCAGCATGATCCACACTATTCCGCAGATGATTGCCTACATCAGCACATTTACTCAGCTTTCTCCGGGCGATGTGATCATGACCGGTTCACCGGGCGGCGTCGGTAAAACCCGCGTACCGCCGTTGTTCCTGCATGAGAATGACAAGATTGAAGTGGAAATCGAAAATATCGGACGTCTGACCAATCTTATTCAGAACGCACCGCTGTCTGAGATTTCGCATTCAAAGACAGCGGCCTGA
- a CDS encoding LysR family transcriptional regulator, with the protein MLNNRDLEYFVTAAEMMNLRLASQNLNITQPALSKSITRLEKELNIKLFKRAGRGLELTEAGRVLYQRGLALQSSYLELGEIMNELSSGAGGIVRVGVSGSATQFLLPEICKMLQSQVPNMKLEIQIGMNDVLFTLLERHAIDVIIGPLVNYDSPVVQLPVTADRVIVAASRDHPLAGKPASLRELSRYGWILPAKTVSMRQWLDKMFYENHCSPPDVKVEISSLASVPGLIAKSGLLSFLSENILVEEEFLSRLIRIDNDQLVMERRVGITWLEGAFLSPATQKVIDVTKSVGQKMQMEARRILED; encoded by the coding sequence ATGTTAAATAACAGAGACTTAGAGTATTTTGTGACAGCCGCAGAGATGATGAATTTGAGACTTGCGTCACAAAATTTAAATATAACTCAGCCTGCGCTTTCGAAATCCATCACCCGTTTAGAGAAAGAACTGAACATCAAACTGTTCAAGCGGGCAGGTCGCGGGCTGGAACTGACCGAAGCAGGACGGGTGCTTTATCAGCGTGGTTTAGCGCTGCAAAGTTCCTACCTTGAGCTGGGCGAAATCATGAATGAACTGAGCAGCGGCGCGGGCGGGATTGTGCGCGTCGGCGTTTCCGGTTCCGCAACGCAATTCCTGCTGCCTGAAATCTGCAAAATGCTGCAATCGCAGGTGCCGAATATGAAACTGGAAATCCAGATCGGCATGAACGACGTACTTTTTACGTTGCTGGAGCGTCATGCCATTGATGTAATTATTGGTCCGCTGGTCAATTACGACAGTCCGGTGGTGCAGTTGCCGGTCACCGCTGACCGGGTAATTGTCGCGGCCTCACGCGACCATCCGCTGGCCGGTAAACCCGCCAGTCTGCGCGAACTAAGCCGTTATGGCTGGATTTTACCGGCGAAAACCGTCTCGATGCGCCAGTGGCTGGATAAGATGTTCTATGAAAATCATTGCTCGCCACCAGACGTCAAAGTGGAAATCAGCTCGCTGGCATCGGTGCCGGGGCTGATCGCAAAAAGCGGTTTGCTAAGTTTTTTGTCCGAAAACATTCTGGTCGAAGAAGAATTTCTTTCGCGGCTGATCCGTATCGATAACGATCAGTTAGTGATGGAACGTCGGGTGGGCATCACCTGGCTGGAAGGCGCGTTTCTTTCACCGGCGACGCAAAAAGTGATCGACGTGACCAAAAGCGTCGGGCAAAAAATGCAGATGGAAGCCCGCCGGATCCTCGAAGACTGA
- a CDS encoding ABC transporter ATP-binding protein has translation MNAEYLIEVDGLKKYFPIRDGVFGQETGQLRAVDGVSFNIRKGTIFGLVGESGSGKTTVGRTLLGLYDKTAGSVKFRGEELHALKPKQLKALRPKIQLVFQDPYSSLNPRIRVGDAIGEAMLEHRLCSRAELREKVLEVMKICGLSPLHYNRFPHEFSGGQRQRIGIARALILQPDFIIADEPISALDVSIQAQIINLFSDLRDDHGVTFLFISHDLGVVEHLCDDVAVMYLGQLVETASRDVLFERPLHPYTQALLAAVPTLDPDSEPVAMVSGEIPDPSKPPAGCRFHTRCPHAMARCRAETPLLREVENGHRVACHLV, from the coding sequence ATGAACGCGGAATATCTGATTGAAGTCGACGGGCTAAAAAAGTATTTCCCGATCCGCGACGGCGTATTCGGACAGGAAACCGGTCAGCTGCGGGCGGTTGATGGTGTCAGTTTTAACATCCGCAAGGGCACGATTTTCGGGCTGGTCGGGGAATCTGGCAGCGGCAAAACCACGGTAGGGCGCACACTGCTTGGGCTGTATGACAAAACCGCGGGCAGCGTGAAGTTTCGTGGCGAAGAACTTCATGCCCTGAAGCCAAAACAACTGAAAGCGTTGCGTCCGAAAATCCAGCTGGTGTTTCAGGATCCGTACAGTTCGCTGAATCCCCGCATCCGCGTCGGCGACGCCATTGGCGAGGCGATGCTTGAGCACCGGTTATGTTCACGCGCAGAACTGCGGGAAAAAGTGCTGGAAGTGATGAAAATCTGCGGGCTGTCCCCGTTGCATTACAACCGCTTCCCGCATGAATTTTCCGGCGGTCAGCGCCAGCGTATTGGCATTGCCCGTGCGCTGATCCTGCAACCGGATTTTATCATTGCCGACGAACCTATTTCGGCGCTGGATGTGTCCATTCAGGCGCAGATCATCAATTTGTTCTCGGATTTACGCGACGATCACGGCGTGACATTTTTGTTTATCTCGCATGATCTTGGCGTGGTGGAACATCTTTGTGATGACGTGGCGGTGATGTATCTCGGCCAGCTGGTGGAAACCGCCAGTCGGGATGTGCTGTTTGAGCGGCCTTTGCATCCGTACACGCAGGCGCTGCTGGCGGCAGTGCCGACGCTCGATCCCGACAGCGAACCGGTCGCGATGGTCAGCGGGGAAATCCCGGATCCGTCAAAGCCGCCCGCCGGTTGTCGTTTCCACACCCGCTGCCCTCACGCCATGGCTCGTTGCCGGGCGGAAACTCCGTTGCTACGTGAAGTGGAAAACGGTCACCGCGTGGCCTGTCATCTGGTGTAA
- a CDS encoding ABC transporter ATP-binding protein: MTEPLIRFNQLSLSFASDEGRVRAVQDVTFDIQAGQTVGVVGESGCGKSVTAMSLMGLLPPQAARIDGGEILFQGRDLLKLRSSQMADLRGNQLAMIFQEPMTALNPVLTIGEQLVEPLIRHRGESPKSAWALATQMITEVGLARAESLMASYPHQLSGGMLQRIMIAMAISCKPQLLIADEPTTALDVTVQAQILRLLRDQAQQNHMALMLITHDLGVIAQMADHVVVMYAGKIVEQGATADVLRNPLHPYTQGLIASRPTAGERRRRLYSIPGQVPSLAALPPYCAFTDRCGRATERCREGIPPLEGKHRQAACFYSGLTTAQENKDTELQP, encoded by the coding sequence ATGACTGAACCCTTGATCCGTTTTAACCAGCTTTCATTATCTTTTGCCAGCGATGAAGGACGTGTGCGTGCGGTGCAGGACGTCACGTTCGACATTCAGGCCGGGCAGACTGTCGGTGTTGTTGGTGAATCAGGCTGTGGAAAAAGCGTCACGGCGATGTCGCTGATGGGGTTATTACCGCCACAGGCCGCCCGTATTGACGGGGGCGAAATCCTGTTTCAGGGGCGTGATTTGCTGAAACTGCGTTCGTCACAAATGGCGGATCTGCGCGGCAATCAGCTGGCGATGATTTTCCAGGAACCGATGACCGCGCTCAATCCGGTGCTCACCATCGGCGAACAGCTGGTGGAACCGCTGATCCGCCATCGTGGTGAATCACCGAAATCGGCGTGGGCACTGGCAACGCAGATGATCACTGAAGTCGGACTGGCGCGCGCGGAAAGCCTGATGGCCAGTTATCCGCACCAGCTTTCCGGCGGCATGTTGCAGCGCATCATGATTGCGATGGCAATCAGTTGTAAACCGCAGCTGCTGATTGCGGATGAACCCACCACTGCGCTCGATGTCACCGTGCAGGCGCAAATCCTGCGTTTACTGCGCGATCAGGCACAGCAAAATCATATGGCGCTGATGCTTATCACCCACGATTTAGGCGTGATCGCTCAGATGGCAGATCACGTAGTCGTGATGTACGCCGGTAAAATTGTTGAGCAGGGCGCGACCGCCGATGTGCTGCGTAATCCGCTTCATCCTTATACGCAGGGGCTGATCGCTTCGCGGCCCACCGCGGGAGAACGTCGCCGCCGCTTGTATTCCATTCCGGGACAAGTGCCCAGCCTGGCAGCATTACCGCCTTACTGCGCGTTTACCGATCGTTGCGGGCGCGCTACCGAACGTTGCCGTGAAGGGATCCCGCCGCTGGAAGGAAAACACCGTCAGGCCGCCTGTTTCTATAGCGGATTAACGACGGCGCAAGAGAATAAAGACACGGAGCTGCAACCATGA
- the opp4C gene encoding oligopeptide ABC transporter permease — protein sequence MFGSLFSTNRRLREAQIPVLSQVTPSPWLQAWRALRQNRLAMLCLILLVVMAVWCIVGPYYSPWRDDATDALMINKAPNAEHWLGTDFLGRDVYTRLLLAGRISLIIGMLTMLLSVTLGYLMGAVSGYVGGITDKIIMRFADLVMTIPSLPLLIVMGAMLSELDFSPDSRVYMVIVMLSLLEWPKLARLVRGQILSLRERDFMLATQVLGLSSRRRLFGHLLPNTVPILVVMATMAVANAILSESALSYLGLGVVPPTPSWGNMMDAANSLIDFQRRPWLWMPPGVAIFITVIAINVLGDGLRDALDPKMKRSKK from the coding sequence ATGTTTGGCTCTTTATTTTCTACTAACCGGCGGTTACGTGAAGCACAGATCCCCGTGCTGTCTCAGGTGACACCGTCACCCTGGTTACAGGCATGGCGTGCTTTACGCCAGAACCGTCTGGCGATGCTCTGCCTGATTTTACTGGTGGTAATGGCGGTCTGGTGCATAGTGGGCCCTTACTATTCGCCATGGCGGGATGATGCGACCGATGCGCTGATGATCAATAAAGCGCCCAACGCTGAGCACTGGCTGGGTACCGATTTTCTCGGGCGCGACGTGTATACGCGGCTGCTGCTGGCCGGTCGCATCTCGCTGATTATCGGCATGCTGACTATGTTGCTCTCCGTGACGCTCGGCTATCTGATGGGCGCTGTATCCGGTTATGTCGGGGGCATCACCGACAAAATCATCATGCGCTTTGCCGATCTGGTGATGACCATTCCGAGTTTGCCGCTGCTTATCGTGATGGGCGCGATGCTGTCTGAACTGGATTTCTCGCCGGACTCCCGTGTGTACATGGTGATCGTTATGCTCAGTTTGCTGGAATGGCCGAAACTGGCGCGTCTGGTGCGCGGGCAGATCCTCTCCCTGCGTGAGCGTGATTTTATGCTGGCGACTCAGGTTCTCGGATTGTCATCGCGCCGTCGCTTGTTCGGTCACTTACTGCCCAATACCGTGCCGATCCTGGTGGTGATGGCGACGATGGCCGTGGCGAACGCCATCCTCAGCGAATCTGCGCTCAGCTATCTGGGATTAGGCGTGGTGCCGCCAACACCGTCATGGGGAAATATGATGGATGCCGCCAACAGCCTGATCGACTTTCAGCGCCGTCCGTGGTTGTGGATGCCGCCGGGCGTGGCGATTTTTATTACGGTGATTGCGATTAATGTGCTGGGCGATGGCCTGCGCGATGCGCTGGATCCCAAGATGAAACGGAGCAAAAAATGA
- a CDS encoding ABC transporter permease, with translation MRNFILRRLLQTIPMLFLASLLIFMLFAKTPGDFIDGNITLTAQRAAELKALYGLDQPLLSRYLHWLGNLLRGDLGFSLQYQIPVSQLLNQYIWNSFLLATIAMVLYWGIALAVGIVSAMKPYSLFDHVVSIVIFAAMSFPTFFLCLLLIKWFAVDLHWLPVGGMTNTGSDATGWAWVAQVAAHLVLPVVALVMLQAGSLTRYFRASMLDVVRMDFIRTARAKGLRERTVILKHALRNALLPIITLLGFELPGLFSGALITEKVFNWPGAGHIHIDSLAARDYPVLMGFTLFLAVLTILGNLIADVLYAWADPRIRVRS, from the coding sequence ATGAGAAATTTCATTCTGCGTCGTTTGCTTCAAACCATTCCGATGTTGTTCCTCGCTTCGCTGCTCATCTTCATGCTGTTTGCCAAAACACCGGGCGATTTCATTGACGGGAATATCACCCTGACTGCGCAGCGCGCCGCCGAACTTAAAGCGCTTTATGGACTGGATCAACCGCTGCTCAGCCGTTATCTGCACTGGCTGGGCAATTTGCTGCGAGGCGATCTCGGCTTCTCGCTGCAATATCAGATCCCCGTCAGTCAGCTGCTGAACCAGTACATCTGGAACTCCTTCCTGCTCGCGACCATTGCGATGGTGCTGTACTGGGGGATCGCGCTGGCGGTGGGCATTGTCTCTGCGATGAAACCTTACTCCCTGTTCGACCATGTGGTGAGCATTGTGATTTTTGCCGCGATGTCTTTCCCGACCTTCTTCCTTTGCCTGCTGCTGATTAAATGGTTTGCCGTGGATCTTCACTGGCTGCCGGTGGGCGGTATGACCAATACAGGTAGCGATGCCACGGGCTGGGCGTGGGTAGCACAAGTGGCTGCGCATCTGGTGTTGCCGGTAGTTGCGCTGGTGATGTTGCAGGCGGGCAGCCTGACGCGTTATTTCCGCGCCAGTATGCTTGACGTGGTGCGTATGGATTTCATCCGTACCGCGCGCGCCAAAGGTCTGCGCGAGCGCACGGTTATACTGAAACATGCGCTGCGAAATGCGCTGCTGCCGATTATTACGCTGCTGGGGTTCGAGCTGCCGGGGTTGTTTTCCGGAGCGCTGATCACCGAAAAAGTCTTTAACTGGCCGGGAGCAGGGCACATTCACATTGATTCACTGGCGGCGCGTGATTACCCGGTTCTGATGGGGTTTACGTTGTTTCTGGCGGTATTAACCATTCTTGGCAACCTGATTGCTGATGTCCTGTATGCGTGGGCGGATCCGCGCATTCGTGTGAGGTCGTGA
- a CDS encoding ABC transporter substrate-binding protein yields MLSSFAFADDVLKEGITPATDASQVPAAAKLRTDTVIAGISEPQGIFNPYFFVNGWDENVTNVIFARLIDWDSQGKLVPGLAESWTVSPDGKTYTIKLRHDLKFSDGSPLTAEDVAFTLTVLYDPKYDGDTDITLAHITGGDEYKQGKADSISGLKVIDPLTLQVTTTQPGATTLQKIGGPVLSKAYYGKGYTRGNLDYLRTLHGKPLGNGPYVYDKYIPGQEIRFHANANYYRGVPPTPRFIYRVTNPSTNFQLFQTGDTDYDAFTSRPDDIEQLKMLGFANINLYGSSDYSKIEFNVRRPALQDVKVRQALIYGLDRQKLIDVVYQGYGSVAIEPIAPISWAYNTDGVNPYKFDPAQANKLLDEAGWKAGSDGIRVKDGKRLELTLLVSKKVLNDALIPIAKENYQKIGVLLKPQVVDFNALMSQRKAGNYDLASFSTSTLNDPHDGVWDYYSTESTESGYNNPEVDKLINEGNATLDIEKRKPIYHELYKVLANDPPVILLGNRKILSASSARVTGFKPDIYNGLTGSLPDVKIVK; encoded by the coding sequence ATGTTGTCTTCTTTTGCTTTCGCTGATGATGTCTTAAAAGAAGGCATCACACCGGCCACCGATGCCAGTCAGGTTCCTGCTGCAGCAAAACTGCGCACCGATACAGTGATCGCGGGGATCTCTGAACCTCAGGGTATTTTTAACCCTTACTTCTTCGTTAACGGCTGGGATGAAAACGTCACTAATGTGATTTTCGCCCGTCTGATTGACTGGGACAGCCAGGGCAAACTGGTCCCTGGTCTGGCAGAAAGCTGGACGGTCAGCCCTGACGGCAAGACTTACACTATCAAACTGCGCCATGACCTGAAATTCAGCGATGGTTCTCCGCTGACGGCAGAAGACGTCGCGTTCACGCTGACGGTGTTGTACGACCCGAAATATGATGGCGACACCGATATCACGCTGGCACACATTACTGGCGGTGATGAATATAAGCAGGGCAAGGCGGACAGCATCAGTGGCCTGAAAGTGATTGACCCGCTGACGTTACAGGTCACCACCACACAGCCGGGCGCTACGACGCTGCAAAAAATCGGCGGACCGGTACTTTCGAAAGCGTATTACGGTAAAGGCTACACGCGCGGTAATCTCGATTATTTGCGCACGCTGCACGGCAAACCTCTGGGCAATGGCCCGTATGTGTACGACAAATATATTCCGGGGCAGGAGATCCGTTTCCACGCCAACGCGAATTACTATCGTGGTGTACCACCGACTCCGCGCTTTATCTATCGCGTGACCAATCCGTCGACTAACTTCCAGCTGTTCCAGACGGGTGACACCGATTATGACGCGTTCACTTCGCGTCCGGATGATATCGAACAGCTGAAGATGCTCGGCTTTGCCAATATCAACCTGTACGGTTCCAGCGATTACAGCAAGATTGAGTTCAACGTCAGACGCCCTGCATTACAAGATGTGAAAGTCCGTCAGGCGCTGATTTATGGTCTGGATCGTCAGAAACTGATCGACGTGGTGTATCAGGGCTACGGTTCTGTGGCGATCGAGCCCATCGCGCCGATTTCCTGGGCGTATAACACTGATGGCGTGAATCCGTACAAATTCGATCCGGCGCAGGCCAACAAATTGCTGGATGAAGCAGGATGGAAAGCGGGCAGTGACGGGATCCGTGTGAAAGACGGTAAACGTCTTGAACTGACGCTGCTGGTCAGCAAAAAAGTGCTGAACGATGCGCTGATCCCGATCGCTAAAGAGAACTATCAGAAAATCGGTGTGCTGCTGAAACCACAGGTGGTGGATTTCAACGCACTGATGTCTCAGCGCAAGGCCGGGAATTACGATCTGGCGTCGTTCAGCACCAGCACGCTTAACGATCCGCACGATGGCGTCTGGGATTACTACAGCACAGAATCCACGGAATCGGGCTATAACAATCCTGAAGTCGATAAGCTGATCAACGAAGGCAACGCCACGCTGGATATCGAAAAGCGTAAGCCGATTTATCATGAACTGTATAAAGTGCTGGCGAACGATCCGCCGGTGATCCTGCTGGGTAACCGTAAAATTCTATCGGCCAGCAGCGCCCGCGTGACCGGTTTTAAACCGGATATCTATAACGGCCTGACCGGCAGTCTGCCGGACGTCAAAATCGTAAAATAA
- a CDS encoding DNA-binding transcriptional regulator → MMHCPKCQHAAHARSSRYLSLNTKERYHQCQNINCSCTFKTHESIADIIVEPGTVHAVQLHPDKHQQQSLLMH, encoded by the coding sequence ATGATGCACTGCCCGAAATGCCAGCACGCCGCTCACGCCCGTTCCAGTCGTTACCTGAGCCTCAACACCAAAGAGCGTTATCATCAGTGTCAGAATATTAATTGCAGTTGCACGTTTAAAACTCATGAGTCCATTGCTGACATCATTGTTGAGCCTGGGACGGTTCATGCCGTGCAGTTGCATCCGGACAAACATCAGCAGCAATCTTTGCTGATGCACTAA
- a CDS encoding phage late control D family protein yields the protein MTIGAGAQFAPDFTVTVGGKDITQDVSNRLISLTLTDNRGFEADQLDIELSDTDGLLDMPPRGAVINIALGWKGQALTNKGDFTVDEVEHRGTPDTLTIRARSADYRGSLNSRRDNSYHDTTLEAVVSAVAARNNLKPAIAEPFRGVPVSHIDQTQETDAKFITRLAELNGAVVAIKAGRLLFIKPGAAKTASGKPIPQMTIIRSDGDGHTFNIADRGAYTGVSASWLHTKDPKPKKVKVQRKPKVQYLRALQHPKAKKTSAKVQKAPEAKEGDYLAGSDENVFALTTIYATQKAAMRAAQAKWDKLQRGVAEFSISLARGRADLFPETPVAVSGFKSVIDAQPWIISKVTHSLGGSGFVTTLNLEVLLSDVSYEATESDGAE from the coding sequence ATGACCATTGGCGCCGGTGCGCAGTTTGCGCCGGACTTCACGGTGACCGTCGGCGGTAAGGACATCACCCAGGACGTCAGCAACCGGCTAATCTCTCTGACGCTCACAGATAATCGTGGCTTTGAGGCTGACCAGCTCGATATCGAGCTGAGCGACACCGACGGCCTGCTGGACATGCCGCCACGCGGCGCGGTGATTAATATCGCGCTCGGCTGGAAAGGCCAGGCGCTGACGAACAAAGGCGACTTTACCGTGGATGAGGTGGAGCATCGCGGCACGCCGGACACGCTGACCATTCGCGCCCGCAGTGCGGACTATCGCGGCAGCCTGAACTCCCGCCGCGACAACTCCTATCACGACACGACGCTGGAGGCGGTGGTGTCCGCCGTGGCAGCGCGGAACAACCTCAAGCCCGCGATTGCTGAACCTTTCAGGGGCGTACCGGTGTCGCACATCGACCAGACCCAGGAAACAGACGCGAAATTTATCACGCGTCTGGCGGAGCTGAACGGCGCGGTTGTCGCCATCAAGGCGGGAAGGCTGCTGTTTATCAAGCCTGGGGCGGCAAAGACGGCGAGCGGGAAGCCCATCCCGCAGATGACGATTATCCGCAGCGATGGCGACGGGCATACGTTCAATATTGCTGACCGTGGGGCTTACACCGGCGTGTCGGCAAGCTGGCTGCATACCAAAGACCCAAAGCCTAAAAAAGTGAAGGTACAGCGCAAACCGAAAGTGCAGTACCTGCGCGCACTGCAACATCCGAAGGCAAAGAAGACCAGCGCGAAGGTGCAGAAAGCGCCGGAGGCGAAGGAAGGGGATTACCTGGCGGGCAGTGATGAAAACGTGTTTGCGCTCACCACCATTTACGCCACACAAAAGGCCGCCATGCGGGCAGCCCAGGCGAAGTGGGACAAACTCCAGCGCGGTGTCGCAGAGTTCTCGATCTCACTGGCACGCGGACGGGCTGATTTATTTCCTGAGACGCCGGTGGCGGTGTCCGGCTTTAAATCAGTGATCGACGCGCAGCCCTGGATAATCAGCAAGGTGACGCACAGCCTGGGCGGCAGTGGCTTTGTGACGACGTTAAATCTGGAGGTGTTGCTGTCGGATGTGAGTTATGAGGCGACGGAAAGCGACGGTGCTGAATAA
- a CDS encoding phage tail protein: protein MMLTLGLFVFQLQTVPYQSLQRDVDYRWPANNRIGLRPLPQFLGVNEEKITLSGVLMPEITGGRLSLMTLNLMAEEGKAWPLLEGSGTIYGMFVVNSVSETHTEHFSNGAARRIEFTLTLTRVDESLAAMFGDMKAQADGLLNQAGGLTGQLGGLL, encoded by the coding sequence ATGATGTTAACGCTCGGGCTGTTTGTGTTTCAGTTGCAGACCGTCCCTTACCAAAGTTTGCAGCGGGACGTCGATTACCGCTGGCCTGCAAATAACCGCATTGGCCTGCGCCCGCTGCCGCAGTTCCTCGGCGTCAATGAGGAGAAAATCACCCTGTCCGGCGTGCTGATGCCGGAAATCACCGGCGGACGGCTTTCCCTGATGACACTGAACCTGATGGCTGAAGAGGGCAAGGCGTGGCCTCTGCTGGAGGGCAGCGGCACCATTTACGGGATGTTCGTGGTGAACAGCGTCAGCGAAACCCACACGGAACATTTTTCCAACGGTGCCGCCCGCCGGATTGAATTCACGCTGACGCTGACCCGCGTAGATGAATCACTGGCGGCGATGTTCGGCGATATGAAAGCCCAGGCCGACGGGTTGCTGAATCAGGCCGGTGGTTTAACCGGTCAGTTGGGAGGTCTGCTGTGA